Proteins encoded within one genomic window of Hermetia illucens chromosome 2, iHerIll2.2.curated.20191125, whole genome shotgun sequence:
- the LOC119648770 gene encoding proton-coupled amino acid transporter-like protein CG1139 isoform X2: protein MDDKDGIKLEEKPKYNAVPINDQEYDDDYDPHQHRQVDKPTTNMETLVHILKGALGTGILAMPEAFKNSGYVNGIISTLLIGALCVYCLQILIRSQYILCKRHRVPILTYPESMKLALQEGPHFLRWLANPSTWIVDGFLILYQFGICCVYIVFVATNVKQIVDAYLVTLDVKVHIVILILPFTLIFLIRNLKLLAPFSQFGNIITFVALGMICYYLFQDMPSIDERTMVASAGTYPLYFGTVLFALQAVGVMISLENNMQNPKKFNGWLGVLSIGIAIVTILYVIIGFFGYLKYGDAALGSVTLNIPQDQVLAVIIKALFSVAVYFSYALQGYVPVEIIWKNYIQKKHPDIKHPVVCEYGVRVVVVIVTFLLAVLIPRLGLFISLFGALCLSMLGLLFPAVMEICVLYPNNYGKFNYVIIKCVVIMIIGVIGFCSGTYTSVRDIILSFQ from the exons ATGGATGATAAAGACGGTATAAAACTTGAAGAAAAACCGAAATATAA TGCCGTACCTATTAATGACCAGGAGTACGATGACGACTATGATCCGCATCAACATAGACAAGTTGATAAACCCACCAC AAACATGGAAACTTTAGTCCATATTTTAAAAGgtgctcttggaacaggtatcTTGGCGATGCCAGAAGCTTTTAAAAATTCTGGATATGTGAACGGCATTATAAGTACCCTCCTAATTGGTGCTTTGTGCGTCTATTGCCTGCAGATACTG ATTCGTTCCCAATATATCCTCTGCAAACGACACAGAGTGCCGATCCTTACGTACCCCGAGTCAATGAAACTTGCATTGCAAGAAGGTCCTCATTTTCTACGTTGGCTTGCAAATCCATCTAC GTGGATAGTAGACGGTTTTCTCATACTTTATCAATTTGGTATTTGTTGCGTGTACATTGTGTTCGTTGCGACCAACGTGAAGCAAATTGTCGATGCTTATCTTGTGACATTAGACGTTAAAGTGCATATTGTCATACTCATCCTTCCATTCACGCTCATCTTTCTCATCAGAAATTTAAAGCTTTTAGCGCCATTTTCGCAGTTCGGGAACATCATTACATTCGTAG CTCTTGGGATGATTTGCTACTACCTTTTCCAAGACATGCCATCAATTGATGAAAGAACAATGGTTGCTAGTGCAGGAACGTACCCGCTTTACTTCGGCACAGTGCTTTTTGCACTACAGGCTGTCGGTGTG ATGATTTCACTAGAAAATAACATGCAGAACCCAAAGAAATTCAATGGCTGGCTCGGCGTGCTGAGCATAGGTATAGCTATAGTTACAATTCTTTACGTAATTATTGGATTTTTCGGTTATCTCAAATATGGCGACGCCGCACTTGGGAGCGTTACACTAAATATTCCACAGGACCAGGT GCTTGCAGTTATTATAAAAGCATTGTTTTCTGTGGCAGTGTATTTTTCATATGCATTGCAAGGATATGTCCCTGTCGAAATTATATGGAAAAACTACATCCAGAAAAAGCATCCTGACATCAAACACCCAGTGGTCTGTGAATATGGAGTAAGGGTAGTGGTGGTCATAGTAACAT tTTTGCTTGCAGTTCTGATACCACGACTTGGGCTTTTCATATCGCTGTTCGGAGCTCTGTGTCTGTCCATGTTGGGTTTACTTTTCCCGGCAGTCATGGAAATCTGCGTGCTGTATCCAAACAACTACGGCAAATTCAATTACGTTATCATCAAGTGCGTTGTAATAATGATAATAGGAGTTATTGGGTTCTGTTCGGGAACGTACACCAGTGTCCGGGACATTATTTTGTCATTTCAGTAA
- the LOC119648770 gene encoding proton-coupled amino acid transporter-like protein CG1139 isoform X1 codes for MKRKIGTANNNASIRRRLRDSENRDNMDDKDGIKLEEKPKYNAVPINDQEYDDDYDPHQHRQVDKPTTNMETLVHILKGALGTGILAMPEAFKNSGYVNGIISTLLIGALCVYCLQILIRSQYILCKRHRVPILTYPESMKLALQEGPHFLRWLANPSTWIVDGFLILYQFGICCVYIVFVATNVKQIVDAYLVTLDVKVHIVILILPFTLIFLIRNLKLLAPFSQFGNIITFVALGMICYYLFQDMPSIDERTMVASAGTYPLYFGTVLFALQAVGVMISLENNMQNPKKFNGWLGVLSIGIAIVTILYVIIGFFGYLKYGDAALGSVTLNIPQDQVLAVIIKALFSVAVYFSYALQGYVPVEIIWKNYIQKKHPDIKHPVVCEYGVRVVVVIVTFLLAVLIPRLGLFISLFGALCLSMLGLLFPAVMEICVLYPNNYGKFNYVIIKCVVIMIIGVIGFCSGTYTSVRDIILSFQ; via the exons atgaaaagaaaaataggaACAGCGAATAATAATGCGTCCATTAGGAGGCGGTTAAGAGACA GTGAGAATCGTGACAATATGGATGATAAAGACGGTATAAAACTTGAAGAAAAACCGAAATATAA TGCCGTACCTATTAATGACCAGGAGTACGATGACGACTATGATCCGCATCAACATAGACAAGTTGATAAACCCACCAC AAACATGGAAACTTTAGTCCATATTTTAAAAGgtgctcttggaacaggtatcTTGGCGATGCCAGAAGCTTTTAAAAATTCTGGATATGTGAACGGCATTATAAGTACCCTCCTAATTGGTGCTTTGTGCGTCTATTGCCTGCAGATACTG ATTCGTTCCCAATATATCCTCTGCAAACGACACAGAGTGCCGATCCTTACGTACCCCGAGTCAATGAAACTTGCATTGCAAGAAGGTCCTCATTTTCTACGTTGGCTTGCAAATCCATCTAC GTGGATAGTAGACGGTTTTCTCATACTTTATCAATTTGGTATTTGTTGCGTGTACATTGTGTTCGTTGCGACCAACGTGAAGCAAATTGTCGATGCTTATCTTGTGACATTAGACGTTAAAGTGCATATTGTCATACTCATCCTTCCATTCACGCTCATCTTTCTCATCAGAAATTTAAAGCTTTTAGCGCCATTTTCGCAGTTCGGGAACATCATTACATTCGTAG CTCTTGGGATGATTTGCTACTACCTTTTCCAAGACATGCCATCAATTGATGAAAGAACAATGGTTGCTAGTGCAGGAACGTACCCGCTTTACTTCGGCACAGTGCTTTTTGCACTACAGGCTGTCGGTGTG ATGATTTCACTAGAAAATAACATGCAGAACCCAAAGAAATTCAATGGCTGGCTCGGCGTGCTGAGCATAGGTATAGCTATAGTTACAATTCTTTACGTAATTATTGGATTTTTCGGTTATCTCAAATATGGCGACGCCGCACTTGGGAGCGTTACACTAAATATTCCACAGGACCAGGT GCTTGCAGTTATTATAAAAGCATTGTTTTCTGTGGCAGTGTATTTTTCATATGCATTGCAAGGATATGTCCCTGTCGAAATTATATGGAAAAACTACATCCAGAAAAAGCATCCTGACATCAAACACCCAGTGGTCTGTGAATATGGAGTAAGGGTAGTGGTGGTCATAGTAACAT tTTTGCTTGCAGTTCTGATACCACGACTTGGGCTTTTCATATCGCTGTTCGGAGCTCTGTGTCTGTCCATGTTGGGTTTACTTTTCCCGGCAGTCATGGAAATCTGCGTGCTGTATCCAAACAACTACGGCAAATTCAATTACGTTATCATCAAGTGCGTTGTAATAATGATAATAGGAGTTATTGGGTTCTGTTCGGGAACGTACACCAGTGTCCGGGACATTATTTTGTCATTTCAGTAA